The following nucleotide sequence is from Acidimicrobiia bacterium.
GCTGCTCGGGCTCGGCGTCAGCATCGGCCTGATGGTGCTATCGGCCTTCGCCGATGAGGGGATCCTGCTCGGAGTCGGTGTGGCGGGACTGTTCGTCTATGTGCCGATCGCCGCCGTTGAGGTCTTCGGCGACGGTGTGGGTGTGCCGCTTGCGATCCTCATGACGGGCCTGGTGCTCCTCGGCACGGTCGTTGTCGTGGTGCGGAGGCAGCGGGCACAGGAGCCCTGAACGACCCCTTCGAACCGTGTCCGGCAGGGCGACTACGGCGCTTCGACCGGTACCCGCCGGTAGTGGGCGTAGGGATCGAAATCGCGCCGGGTCGGTGGCGCGACGAGCAGCGCGACGATGGCCCAGTTCACAAGGCCGGTCAGGATCCCGAACCACGCAGCCGGTGCGGGTGGGCTCGCGGCGAAACCGGCAAGCGCCGCGGAGACCGAGAAGATGCCGAGCATCCCAAAGACGAACATCGCCCCCTCCCGCGCCCAGATCTGGCGAAACGCGAGGCCAACGGTCAAAACCGCCGTGGTGACCACCGTCGCGCCGAACACGACCGTGATGATCGCCGTGGTGTTCTGTGCTATCTCCCCAGGGTTGTTTCCGCCTCCTCCGAAACCGAGCGACCCCCGGGCGAAACTGTTGTCGATCCGGCTCGGATCGATCCAACTCAGGAGGGAACCGAGGGTGATCCAGCCGAACACGGCCGTCAGTCCCGCCGCAACCACGACGGCCGCTGCGGTCGTTCCATGGTCGTGCATCCACCGTTTCACGGCGTCAAGCGTACCCCGCCGTTCACGAACCGGGCCTGACAAAGGATGCTGTGCAGGGGAGGGGGATGGTTCGCGCTATTGGTTCGACCTATTGGGCGAAGACCCGGATCTCGTGCAGGATCACCCACCCGTCCATGTCGGTCGTATCGACCCGGACATGGCGGATTCCCGGTTGTGGTGTGAAGGTCACCGTGAGCACATCTCCTTGGGCGGCGTCGGCCGTGACCTCGCCAACGGGTGATCCCCGACCCGATTCACCCTCGGCTCGCACATACACCCGGTGGGTCTGGGGACCCGGCGGTGAGACATGGCCGATCAGGATCTCGACCCGTGCGACGGTCTGGGGGCTCCCGAGGTCGATCTCCGCCCACTGTGGAGGTCCGGCGGCGGCGCTCCACCAGGTTGCGTCGGACCCATCGACGAGTTTGGCTCCTCCGTACTCGGTGCTCTCCTCCGCTGAGACGGTGACGGAGCGATCGAGCGCAAGGTTGTTGCTTGCGAACGGCCCGACATCACACGGATCAGGTCGGACCGAGGGAGATATAGCCCGTGCGATCGTGGCGTCATCGACCTCGACGGGAATCACCTCGTCGTCCTTGTCCGCCCCCCAGAACCACAAGAGCCATCCGTCGAACCCATACACACACGACGCGGCCTGCCACCGAGCCATCACCGCCGCACCCTCGGACGCGACCGGATACGCCGATTCGAACGCTCCGAATTCCCCAAGGAGCATCGGCGTTGCGGGCTCGTCGTCAACAATGCCGTACGACGAGGCGATCGCGTCCCAGACACCGCCGAGTCCCGGGTACGCGTGCAGGTCAACGAAATCGAGCGTCGACTCGTCGATGATGGCGGCCGGGACGACCCAACGATTGTCAAGCCCAACCCGTCCCGATTCTGGATCCTCAGCCGAAAAGAAACCCATCGTGATCAGCGCGCCGTCGTCGGCTGCGCGGATGGCGTCTCCGACATTGGTGATGTAGCTGCGCAGATTGTTCACGACCATGGCCGCGACCGCTTCGTCATCCGACAGGTCGTAGGTTGCACCGTCAGCGGTGGTCACGGACCCCGTTGTGATCGAAATGGGTGGGACATCGCGCAGGTAGAACTGTTCGTTTGCGAGCTGCCAGCCGAGGATGTGGTGCGTCGGGGCGCCGCGCGCGTGGAGCCCTTCGATGAGCTCCGTCCAATACTCGATCGCTATCTGCTGCCCCTCCGGTGCGAGATAGAGGGAGTTGCGATACCCACCGAACGGTTCACAGCACGGGAGACGGTTCGAGAAGCCAGGGTCGGGGACATCGTTGCTGGTGGGAAGGGCGACGAGGCCGTGCGCCTCGAGGCGAGTCAGGAGATCCGCAAGATGGTCGAGATACTCCGCACGAATCCCGGTGTCCGTGGTGGTGCACTGCATACACATGTCGAGGAAGAACCGCACGGTGTTCAGGCCGAGCGCCGCAATGGCGTCGAGTTGGGATTCCACCCATTCCTCGTCGTAGAGCGCGAAGAGCCGATCACCTCCTCCTCCGCCGATCTTGAGCAGGAGGTTGACACCGATCGGGACGAAGGTCGTGTCGGTGCGCCGGTCGACGAAACGGTCGCCGTCGATCTCGATCCAGCGAGATGGCGGGGCTGGGGTGGTGGTCGTTGTTTCGGGGGGAGGTGTTGACGAGGTCGACGGGGTGGTGGTTGGCGGTGGAGGGGCGGTCGTTGGTGGCGACGAAGCGGTACACGCTGCGATGAGCGCGGCACCGACGATCGCAACCGCAAGGGACCGTTTGGACATCATGGTACGGTAGTCGTTCGGAGTCGGAGAAAACCGCCTCAGAATTGTATGGAGCCACACCAGTCAGGTAGGTTTCGGGGATGAGCCAGGAACAGACACCAACCACCATCTTGCGCGAAGACCATCAGCTGATCCTGAAGGTTGCCGGACGGCTCGACGAGATGCTCACCGACGAAGAGCAGGGGCTTGCACTCCGTTTCGATGTGCTCGAATCGTGTGTCACCTTCTTCAGGCTGTTCACCGACGCGTTCCACCACGGCATGGAGGAGGACCACCTCTTCCCCGGTCTCGAGGAGGAAGGGCTCCCTTCCGACTCCGGCCCGATCGCCCAGATGCTCGAGGATCACGCGCAGGGGCGTGCGTATGTCGCGGTGATGGTCGCCAACCTCGATGCGGCACGAGAAGGAGACACACAGGCAGGGGCGGCGGTGCGGGACGCAGCCCGTGGCTATGTGGATCTGATCGTGGACCACATCACCCGCGAAGACGGCATCCTCTTCGACATGGCCGACAACATGATCACCGGGTCCGCGTGTTCGGCACTGTGCGCCAAGTACGACGATGTGTGCGCAAGCAAGTTCGAAGGCAAGACGAAGGAAGACCTCGAGCGGCTCGCGGCTGAGATCCTCTAGCGAGGGCTATCGCCTGCGCTCACTCCGGAGTTGACCCCGAGTGCGGAACGATGCGGAAGATCGGGTGGTCCGCCGGATCGGGCAATGCTTCCCACTGACGCCTTGTCGGGCGGTCCCACTTCTGCCGGTACGCGGTGATGAGGTCAGGCTTGTCGGCCGTGTCGAGCTCGACGAGCATGATGGGTTCGACCGAGCGACGCCTCTTCAGCTGCGCCCTCCCAGCAGCCCGGACATTGCGAACCCAATCGGTTTCCCCTCGGGGCGCGACGAGGTATCGCTCACCTTTGTGGTGAAGGACATTGATCGGGATCTCCTGGGGGTTGCCACTCGTGCGGCCCTCGACCACGAGCACCGGATTCCCGAAGAGCCGTGTGAGTCGGTTGCCGACCTCCCTGAGAATCCAGGGTGGCGGGATGTACGCGCGGGCCATGCTCGGAGCGTAGTGCCTCGCGCTGCGCGCCTGAAGGTCGAATCCGCCCCCGGGGAGATGGAGCCGCCTACGAGCGGCGCAGCGCGTACGCGACCGCTTCGGCTCTTGAGTGCACGCCGAGCTTGTTCAGGATGTGCTGGATGTGGTTCCGCACGGTTGCCTGGGAGAGAAACAGCCTCTCCGCGATCGTCGGCCCGTCGAGGCCTTCGGTGAGCAGCTCGAGGACTTCTCGTTCGCGGGGGGTCAGGACATCGAGTCGTTCATCCGTCTTCTCGGTTCCCAGGGTCCATCCATCGAGGCGGTCGACGATGAGACGCTCGAGCTCGGGGGGAAGCGAGATCTCACGGATCAGATGCACCATCCGGCACTCATCGCGCATCTCGATCGGCGGAATGATCGTCGATGCGCTCAGCCACAGGGTCCGGTCCTTCGACGATCGGCCGAGCACCTCCCGAGGTCCCATGATCTCGTCGGGATCCCCGAGCTCGGCGGCGGGGCAGTTGGGACCGCAGACGGCGTCGCCGCATCGGTCTCGCCAACAGAGGATCTCCGCGCACGGTCGTCCGAGCGCTTCTTCCGCGGTGTAGCCGAGGAGGGAGCTCGCGGCGTCGTTCCACGCGATGATCTCGAGGGAGCCGTCCATGGCGACCATCGCGTCACCGGTTCGACCGAGGACATCGAGCATTCCGGCGAGGTCTTCACTCACCGTGCTGTCGATGGAAGTCGTTGAAGCCATGGTGCTCGCAAACTGTATGAAACCCGTGTGGTGTCCGTCAAGCGTACCGGGGGTCGTTCACCCCCGACGACGAACGCAGCACCTGGAGAATCCCGCCTGCCGCGAGGATCTCGCGCATCTCGTCCGGGAGCCGGTCCCCGGTGAGGGTCTCCCCACTCGTCGTGTTGGCGACCGCACCATCGGCGAGGTCGACGGTGATGCGGTCGCCGTCGTCGAAGGTGTCGTGGACACCCCTGCAGACAACAACCGGGAGCCCGAGGGCGATGGCGTTGCGCATGAAGATGCGTGCGAACGACTCGGCGACGACGCATGAGACCCCGAGTGCTTTGAGGTTCTCGGCAGCGGTCTCCCGGCTCGAGCCGCATCCGAAGTTCGTTCCGGCGACAACGACATCGCCGGGCTCGACACCCGATGCGAATGCCGGGTTGACCGATTCGAGGACATGAAGCTTGCGGACCTCGACCGGGTCGACGGCGTACTGACCCGGTGAAAGAACATCCGTGCTGATGTCGCTTCCGAACTTCCAGACCCGACCGGAGATTGGAGCGTCAGCCATCGTTGACCTCCATGTCGCGAGGGTCGACGATGTGGCCCGCAACGGCGGCTGCTGCGACGGTGACCGGTGAGGCGAGGAAGATCTCGGCCTGCGCACTGCCCATCCTTCCAGGGAAGTTGCGGTTGTGGGTTCCGATGCATCGTTCGCCGGGTCCGAGGAGGCCGCCGTGGCCGCCGAAGCACGGCCCACAACCGGGCGCGAGCACCGTGGCTCCTGCCGCCATCAGCTTGCTCATGGCCCCCGACTCCATGGCTTTGGAGACAACCATCCGTGAGGCGGGGGAGACGATCAACCGCACACCGTTCGCGACCTGTTTTCCTTCGAGGAACTCCGCGGCGGCTTCGAGGTCTTCGATCCTGCCGTTGGTGCACGACCCGATGAATGCCTGGTGGATCTCGATCCCGGCTGCCTCGGTGATGTCGGTGACATGATCGACCTCGTTCGGAAGGGCGACCTGTGGGGGGAGATCCGTGAGGTTGATCTCGTGGATCGCCTCATAGTTCGCGTCGAGATCGGCGGAGAAGGGATCACAGCCGGTTCCGTTCGCCTCGATGAGGTACTTGTCCGTGATGTCGTCAGCGGCGAAGAGACCGAACTTTGCTCCCACCTCGACAGCCATGTTCGCCACAGTGAGGCGGGAAGCCATGTCGGCGTCCTTGACGGCCGGCCCGCCGAACTCCATCGCCTTGTACTGGGCGACATCGGATCCGAACCGTCCAGCGATGTGGAGGATGACATCTTTCCAGGTGACGCATCGCTGGAGGTCACCGAACATCTCGAACCGAATCGTCTCTGGCACCCGGAACCACAGCCGGCCGGTTGCGAGCGTGTACACCATCTCGGAGGTTCCGATCCCGGTCCCGCCGGCGCCGAGCGCGCCGTAGGTCGTCGAGTGCGAGTCGGTTCCCACCACGAGCATGCCGGGGCGAATGTGACCGTTTTCGGGGAGAAGCTGATGACAGATGCCGGAGCCCGAGTCGTAGAAGGTCTCGATGCCGAGGCGTTTCACATGGGCCCGGATGCGCTGATGCAGTTCGGCCGCTTCCGCGGTCGGGGCAGGAACCAGGTGGTCTACCACGACAGCGACCTTGCTCGGGTCGAAGGCACCTTCCGGGTGGACATCGTCCAAGATGTCGAACACTCGGGCGGCGAAGATGTCGTGGAGCAGTGCAAGGTCGATGTCCCCCACGACGAACTCGCCGGCGGACACCGAATCGGCGCCTGAGGCTCGTGCGAGGATCTTCTCTGCGAGGGTCATACCCATGGCATCACTCCTGTCATCGTGCTCCTGTCTGCCTGCGTTCGTCAACCCGATTCGATCAATCCGATTACCCGGTTTGCTCCCGTCAACCGGATTCGGTCGATCTGACGGACCCGGTCGGTTCGGTCATCCTGCTCCGAGACTACGCCCTCCACATACATAGAGGATCTGGCCGGTGACATACGACGACTCGTCTGCGGCGAGGAACAGCGCCGCGTTACCGATGTCGGCCGGTGTCCCGATCCGGCGTGCGGGGATCGTCTTGATGAGTCGCTCCTGGACATCGTCCTTCAGGCTCCGGAACAGGGGAGTGTCGACGAGGGCGGGTGCGATCACATTCGCGGTGATGCCGTACCTGGCCATCTCAAGGGCGAGGGTGCGTGTCAGGGAGATCACGGCCCCTTTGGAAGCGGCGTAGTTGGCCTGTCCAGGACCGCCGAGCCATGCGCGGGACGAGATGTTGATGATCCTGCCGTGGTTGCGGTCCATCATGTGGGGCGCGACCGCCCGACACATGAGGAATTGGGACTTGAGGTTGACCTCGATGACGGTGTCCCAGTCCTCGTCGGACATCTTCGCCAGCCATCCGTCTCGTGCCATGCCCACATTGTTGACGAGGATGTCGACGCCACCGAAGGCGTCGATGGCGGAGGCGACGAGTCCCTCGGCGCCCTCCCGCGATGCCACATTCGCCGCGTGACCGGTGGCTGTGTAGCCAGCGTTCTTGAACTCGTCGACCACTTCGTCGACCCGTTCTGATACGAGATCGTTGACGACCACCTTCGCTCCCGCCGCGGCGAGCGCCTCAGCGATCCCTTTGCCGATCCCCTGACCCGAGCCGGTGACGATCGCAACTCTGTCCTTCACATTCACATTGCTTCCTTTCGTTCGACCCGTACCCAGGGTTCCCGTTCAACTAAAAGGTGCGCCCTCACCCACAGAACCAGCATCAGGACCTCAGCCGTCGAACCGTCGAGTTTCTGTGGGCCACAGGTGACATTTCAGTTGAACGGGAACCCTGGGTACGGGGAGACGCGATGGTTATCGGCCTTTGAATTCTGGGGATCGCTTCTCGACGAATGCTTGGATGCCTTCGTCGCGGTCTTCACTCGCTCGGAGCACGGCGTGGCTCGTCGATTCGAGCTCGAGCCCGGTTTCGAGGTCGGTTTCGGTGGCTCGGTTGATCAGTTCCTTCACCCGGTCGTGTGAAAGCGGTGCCCGGCTCGCGATGCGCTCGGCGAGTTCCATCGTTTCGTCCATCAGGTCGTCGTCGGGGACGACCCGGTTGACGAGCCCCATCCGGAAGGCGTCCGCAGCAGAGATGTGGTCTGCGGTGAACATGAGCTCCTTTGCGTAGCCCGGGCCGATGAGTCGCGTTGCGCGCTGGGTTCCGCCTGCACCGGGGAGGCTTCCGACCTTGGCTTCCGGGAAGCCGAGGCGTGCGCTCTCGGTTGCGATGCGGAGGTCGCAGGCGAGTGCCATCTCGAGCCCTCCGCCGAGTGCATAGCCACGGATCGCCGCGATCACCGGCACATGCAGCGATTCGAATCTGCCGAATACGCTGCGGACCAGCAGCCCGAGCGGATCATGGATCAGACCGGCCTCGAACTTGGTTCCGCGGCTCTTGAGGTCTGCTCCGACGCAGAACGCCTTGTCTCCGGCCCCGGTGAGGACCAACGCGCGGGTGTCCGGGTCCTCTTCGATCTGGTCGAGCAGGTCGCCAATGGTTTCGAGCATCGCGACCGTCATCGCGTTGAGGGCCTTGGGTCGGTTGAGCGTCAGCACACCAACCGAACCCACGCGTTTGTAGAGCACAAGGTCCTCTTCGACCTCCTCGGTCGAGGTGTCTGCCTTTTCTTCAACGGCCACGATTGCCTCCTACGGTCGCTTCCTTGTCTGATCCGACGACCACACCGTCTTCGATCAGTCGTGTGATCTCGGCTTCGGTGAATCCGTGACTCCCGAGCACCCTCTCGGTGTCTTCGCCCGGCACCGCAGGGGCAGGTCCGGTCCCGTCGCGAGGCGTCGCCGAGAACCGGCCCGGCAGGACCGGTGAGCGGACCTCGCCGAGCAGCGGATGGGTTGCGGTGACGATCGAACCGGACCGCTCGACATGCTCGGTGCGGGTGAGCTGGTCGTAGTCGAGGATGGGGCCGCACAGCACATCGGCCTCGTCGAGGATCTCGATCCACTCTGCGGTGGTCTTGTGCGCAAACAGCGGGCCGAGGAGGTCGTGGAGCGTTGCGCGGTCGCGGACCCGCTTGTCGTTGGTGTCGAGCCGGGGATCGTCTGCGAGTTCCGGTGCGCCGAGCGCCGTGCACAGCGCGGGCCAGCGCTTCTGGGTGTACCCGGCAACCATCACATAGCCGTCCTTGGTGGGGAATGCCTCGTTTGGGGCGGCGTAGGGGGCGGCGCTTCCGAGCCGCTTCGGCGACACACCGCTCGCGAGATACATCGACAGGGGCACAACCTGGAACGCGAGCAGCGCATCAAGGAGCGACACATCGACCCGTTGACCGGTTCCCGTGCGCTCACGCGCAAGGAGGGCAGCGAGGATTGCTTGGGAGGCAAACACGCCGCCCGCCATGTCGGCCGCGGGAACCCCAACCTTGACAGGCGGGCCGTCCTCGGTCCCGGTGACGCTCATGATGCCTCCCATGGCCTGGGCGACACCGTCGACGCCGGGACGGTCACGCCACGGGCCCGTCTGCCCGAACGCGGAGATCGCGGCATACACGATCCGGGGGTTCGCTGCCCGCATCGCTTCGTAGCCGACACCGAGACGGTCCGCAACACCGGGACGGAAGCTCTCGAGTGCGACATCGCATTGCTGTGCGAGGCGCAGCACGATTTCGGCACCTTCGGGGTGTTTGAGGTCGACGACGATGCCCTGCTTGTTCCGGTTCATGCCGAGGTACGCAGCGGCGACACCTTCGACGAACGGTGGTCCGAGTCGGCGACCCCACTCACCCCCTGGGGGTTCGACCTTGATGACCGTTGCGCCCATGTCGCCGAGGTGCATTGCACAGGTCGGCCCTGCCGCACCCTGTGACAGATCGAGGACCGTGAAGCCTTCGAGCGCTCCGGTCATCGTGCGACAGCGGCAGGTTCGGGAACCGATGCGCCACGCACCGCGAATCGGGCAAAGTCCTCAGCGATCTCGTGTGCCGTCTTGGCGCCGTCCGGCCGGTACCAGCGGATCACCGAGTTGCACATCCCGAGGATGGCCTTGACAGCGACACCAAAATCCTGGGCGACGAATTCCCCTGCCTCATAGCCCTCCTCGAGCAGCCGGCGGAAGACGGCTTCGTAGGCGTCGCGCCGGGCGAGATGTGCTGCCATGTACTCGGTGTCGAGGTAGCGGCCCTCGTCGGTGAAACAGGCAACGGCGTCGCGGTCCTCGATCGCTCCGACCGTGTGGAGGATGACCGCGAGACGGAGCCGTTCGGCGGCAGGGACATGCATGTCGGCCACATCTTCGACAAGTGGTGTCACCCGGCGAACCGTGCGTTCGATGATCTCGGACAGCAACGCCTGCTTGGAAGGGAAATGGTGATAGAGGCTGGATTTGGTGATCCCAACCGCCTCGGCGAGTTCGGACATCGAGGTACCGTTGAAGCCCTTGCGTCGGAATAGTGCGGCGCCTTCGAGGCGAATGCGGTCCCGCGTGTCGGTTCCGTGAATCACGCCGCGGCGCCCTGCGCAAGTCGCATGCCTGCAGCGAGCGCCTCGAGGTTCTTCTTTCGGTGCTGGGGCGGAACCCGCGCAGCCACCGCCCGTTCGAGCGCCGCACCGTCGACAAGGCCGGTATGGGCCTGGAGGACACCGAGCGCAACGACGCCTGTGGCGAGTTCGCCACCGGTGACCGCCCGCGCTGTGTCGACGACGGGGAAGAACACGGCGGTGTCGTCCGGCTCCTCGAGGACGCAGCGGGAGTCGATGATCAGCGTGCTTCCGACCGCCAAATCCGGCTTGTACTTGTCGAGAGCCTTCTGCGACAGCGCAACAAGCGTATCGATGCTGTCGGCGAGCGGAAACCCAACCGTGTCGGTCGCGATCACCACATCGGAACGGCTCGAACCGCCCCTTGATTGGGGTCCGTACAGCTGGCTGTGCGTCGCCCGCTTCCCGGAAAGGATCGCGGCTTCCGCAAGGATCCTGCCTGCGGTCACCACACCTTGCCCGCCCGCGCCAGCGATCCTGATCTCATTGCGAGCCACGGCCACCTCCTGCGCCTGCCCCCTGGAACACGGGACGGATCTCCTTCTTGAGCACACCGGTCTTGAGGGCGGGTGCAGGCAGATCGACCGGCACATGCTCGACGAAACGCTTGTCCGACAGCGGTCCGGCAACCCCTTCATCGCGCATGGCGATCCAGTTGAGCATCTCGGGCCCGCCCCCGATCTTGTTGTAGCGCCCGAAGTACTCGGGGCAGTCGCTCACCAACTCGATGAACGCGAACCCGGGATGGGAGAGGCCTTCCGCCATCACCTTGGTCATGGCGATCGGGTTGGCTGCGAAGACCCTCGCAACGAAGGACGCCCCTGCACCCTTGAGCAGCTCACAGGCGTCAAATCCCGGCTCGGCGTTGCCTTGGGGCGTTGTCGAAGCGATCGCCCCTTCGGGTGTGGTTGGGGCTGCCTGGCCCCCGGTCATGCCGTAGATCGAGTTGTTGAGCAGCAGCACGGTCATGTCGATGTTGCGCCTGGCGGCATGGATGAGGTGATTGCCGCCAATCGCGAGCCCGTCACCATCGCCGGTGACGACCACCACATTGAGATCGGGACGAGCGAGCTTCAAGCCGGTCGCAAAGGCCGGGGCGCGTCCGTGTGTGCCGTGGAGCGTGCAGAAATCCACATAGCCGGCAAGCCGTGAACTGCAGCCGATCCCAGCAACCATCGCGATCTTGTTCTGGTCGAGTTGGAGTTGGTCGACGGCTTCGAGGAATGATCGAAGCACGATGCCGTGGGCGCACCCGGGACACAGGACATGGGGCATCGCCCACTCTCGCAAGTAGGCCTTCACATCGGTCTTCGATGCGGCCGTTGTTTCGGTTTCGGGGTGGATCCTGACATCGGTCATGCGCGTCCTCCGTGGATCTTGGTGAGCACTTCCTCGATCGCGATCGGGGTGACCGGCTCGCCTCCCGAGCGCAGGTGCGGGACGATCTCGGCCTTGCCCATCGCGGAGCGTTCGACTTCCCCGACCAGCTGCCCGAGGTTCATCTCGGCAACGACGATCGTGTCGACTCGTTCGGCCACAGCCCTCACCTGTTCGGTTGGGAACGGCCACACGGTCAGCGGTCTGATCATGCCTGCCTTGATCCCGCGCTCGCGTGCCCGTTCGACCGCGAGCTTGGCGGAGCGTCCAACGATGCCGTAGGCGAACACGGCGATGTCGGCATCATCGAGGAGGTACTCGTCGACTTCGACGACCTCATCGAGGTGGGCATCGATCTTGTTGTGGAGCCGGCTGATGAGCGCCTCGGCAACGGCGGTGTCGTTGGTGGGGAACCCCCGGTGGTCGTGGGCGAGGCCGGTCACATGGAACCGATAGCCGTCCCCGAACGGCGACATCGCGGGGACACCATCGGGATCGGCGTCCTTGGGCCAGAACTCGTCGAGGGCCGTACCTGGTGTCACGCGGTCGACCACGGTCACCGAATCCGGGAGCTCGACGCTTTCACGGGTGTGCCCGATGATCTCGTCGTAGAGGAGAATGACCGGTGTGCGGAAGCGCTCCGCGAGGTTGAAGGCCTTGACGGTGAGGTCGAAGACCTCCCCGACCGACGAGGGGGCAAGCACGATGGCGGGATGGTCGCCGTGGGTCCCCCACCGTGCCTGCATCACATCTCCCTGCGATGGCGAGGTTGGCATGCCCGTGCTGGGACCTCCCCGCATCACATTGACGATCACACAAGGGACCTCGGCGATCGTCGCAAACCCGACATGCTCTTGCATGAGGGAGAAGCCCGGCCCGCTCGTCGCGGTCATCGCTTTGGCACCGGCGATCGACGCACCGATGACCGCCGCGAGGGACGAGATCTCGTCCTCCATCTGCACCGAGACTCCACCGACCTCGGGCATGCGCCGCACCATGTGCTCGGCGATCTCCGACGATGGGGTGATGGGATACCCCCCGTAGAAGGTGCAACCGGCGGCGAGGGCGCCCTTGACGCAGGCCTCGTTGCCCTGGATGAGCTTTGCGGTTGTCGCGGTTGTCATCGGGTGGTCCTCCCTGATGCTGCCGGCACCGGATCGGCTGTCTCCGCCGGTGGGTGGATGGTGATTGCAAAGTCGGGGCACAACATCTCGCACAGACGACACCCGGTGCAGGCATCGGCATCGACGATCAGCAGCGTGCCGTCGGTATCGAGCTTCAGGCAGTACTCGGGACAGACCCTCGGGCAGATGTCGCAGCTCTTGCACCAGTCCTGGCGGATCTCGATGAGGTGGGGTCCCGGGGCAACCTCGGGATCCGGCCCCGGGAGCGGGATCTCCGCCGACGGTGCCTGCCGCCCTGCACGGAACGCCGCAAGGTTGACCTCTTCGGTTCCTTTCGGCACGAGGCTGGTGATTGCCGCTTCCCAGTGTTCGGTGTCGATGTCGACGAAGGCAGCCACCGATCCGAGGATGACGCTGTTCGCGGCCCGCACATTGCCGAGTGCGGCGGCGTTTGCCGTTGCGTCAACGAAGCGGGATTCGAGTCTCCGGTTCTTGAACAGGTCGCCGTCGAATCGGGGATAGGCCCTCGACCAGGCCCTTGTATCGTTGCACGCTCCCGGCGGGACGATCGTCTTGAGGTCGGTGACGACGGCACCGCCGTCGCGGACATACTCGACCCATCGGATGGCTTCCGCCCATTCGAAAGCGGCAAGGACCTCGGCGCTTCCCTTCTCGACGAGCGGGCTGTCGACCTTGTCGCGTTTCCAACGGATGTGGCTCACGACGGAGCCGCCCCGTTGGGCCATGCCGTGCACCTCGCTCTGTTTGACATCGAACCCTGCTCGCATAAGCGCATCGGCGACGATCATGCTCGCGAGGATGACGCCCTGGCCCCCGACGCCTGCCAGCAAGAGGCCCTTCGCACCGTCAGCCATCGCCGTTCCTCCCGTTCATGTCAACCGGCACGATTGCGAGCGGTGGGCAGAGCTGTGCACACAGGGTGCAGCCCGTGCAGGTCACCGTATCGATGACCACCTTGCGCCGTCCTTCGAACATCTCGTCGGACCACACGATCGATGGGCAACCGGCGGTCATGCACGCTTGGCACGCCGTGCAGTCCTCTGCGATCACCCGGA
It contains:
- a CDS encoding glucose 1-dehydrogenase; amino-acid sequence: MKDRVAIVTGSGQGIGKGIAEALAAAGAKVVVNDLVSERVDEVVDEFKNAGYTATGHAANVASREGAEGLVASAIDAFGGVDILVNNVGMARDGWLAKMSDEDWDTVIEVNLKSQFLMCRAVAPHMMDRNHGRIINISSRAWLGGPGQANYAASKGAVISLTRTLALEMARYGITANVIAPALVDTPLFRSLKDDVQERLIKTIPARRIGTPADIGNAALFLAADESSYVTGQILYVCGGRSLGAG
- a CDS encoding LuxR C-terminal-related transcriptional regulator, which translates into the protein MASTTSIDSTVSEDLAGMLDVLGRTGDAMVAMDGSLEIIAWNDAASSLLGYTAEEALGRPCAEILCWRDRCGDAVCGPNCPAAELGDPDEIMGPREVLGRSSKDRTLWLSASTIIPPIEMRDECRMVHLIREISLPPELERLIVDRLDGWTLGTEKTDERLDVLTPREREVLELLTEGLDGPTIAERLFLSQATVRNHIQHILNKLGVHSRAEAVAYALRRS
- a CDS encoding discoidin domain-containing protein, yielding MSKRSLAVAIVGAALIAACTASSPPTTAPPPPTTTPSTSSTPPPETTTTTPAPPSRWIEIDGDRFVDRRTDTTFVPIGVNLLLKIGGGGGDRLFALYDEEWVESQLDAIAALGLNTVRFFLDMCMQCTTTDTGIRAEYLDHLADLLTRLEAHGLVALPTSNDVPDPGFSNRLPCCEPFGGYRNSLYLAPEGQQIAIEYWTELIEGLHARGAPTHHILGWQLANEQFYLRDVPPISITTGSVTTADGATYDLSDDEAVAAMVVNNLRSYITNVGDAIRAADDGALITMGFFSAEDPESGRVGLDNRWVVPAAIIDESTLDFVDLHAYPGLGGVWDAIASSYGIVDDEPATPMLLGEFGAFESAYPVASEGAAVMARWQAASCVYGFDGWLLWFWGADKDDEVIPVEVDDATIARAISPSVRPDPCDVGPFASNNLALDRSVTVSAEESTEYGGAKLVDGSDATWWSAAAGPPQWAEIDLGSPQTVARVEILIGHVSPPGPQTHRVYVRAEGESGRGSPVGEVTADAAQGDVLTVTFTPQPGIRHVRVDTTDMDGWVILHEIRVFAQ
- a CDS encoding nitroreductase/quinone reductase family protein produces the protein MARAYIPPPWILREVGNRLTRLFGNPVLVVEGRTSGNPQEIPINVLHHKGERYLVAPRGETDWVRNVRAAGRAQLKRRRSVEPIMLVELDTADKPDLITAYRQKWDRPTRRQWEALPDPADHPIFRIVPHSGSTPE
- a CDS encoding hemerythrin domain-containing protein, with the translated sequence MSQEQTPTTILREDHQLILKVAGRLDEMLTDEEQGLALRFDVLESCVTFFRLFTDAFHHGMEEDHLFPGLEEEGLPSDSGPIAQMLEDHAQGRAYVAVMVANLDAAREGDTQAGAAVRDAARGYVDLIVDHITREDGILFDMADNMITGSACSALCAKYDDVCASKFEGKTKEDLERLAAEIL
- a CDS encoding 3-isopropylmalate dehydratase, which produces MADAPISGRVWKFGSDISTDVLSPGQYAVDPVEVRKLHVLESVNPAFASGVEPGDVVVAGTNFGCGSSRETAAENLKALGVSCVVAESFARIFMRNAIALGLPVVVCRGVHDTFDDGDRITVDLADGAVANTTSGETLTGDRLPDEMREILAAGGILQVLRSSSGVNDPRYA
- a CDS encoding 3-isopropylmalate dehydratase large subunit translates to MGMTLAEKILARASGADSVSAGEFVVGDIDLALLHDIFAARVFDILDDVHPEGAFDPSKVAVVVDHLVPAPTAEAAELHQRIRAHVKRLGIETFYDSGSGICHQLLPENGHIRPGMLVVGTDSHSTTYGALGAGGTGIGTSEMVYTLATGRLWFRVPETIRFEMFGDLQRCVTWKDVILHIAGRFGSDVAQYKAMEFGGPAVKDADMASRLTVANMAVEVGAKFGLFAADDITDKYLIEANGTGCDPFSADLDANYEAIHEINLTDLPPQVALPNEVDHVTDITEAAGIEIHQAFIGSCTNGRIEDLEAAAEFLEGKQVANGVRLIVSPASRMVVSKAMESGAMSKLMAAGATVLAPGCGPCFGGHGGLLGPGERCIGTHNRNFPGRMGSAQAEIFLASPVTVAAAAVAGHIVDPRDMEVNDG